A genome region from Magnolia sinica isolate HGM2019 chromosome 8, MsV1, whole genome shotgun sequence includes the following:
- the LOC131252961 gene encoding ACT domain-containing protein ACR9, which yields MGVSSEDVVLIEGGKKAGEPRVITVNCPDKTGLGCDLCRIILEFGLCITKGDVSTDGKWCYVVLWVIPHSSSIMVRWASLKNRLLSVCPSCSVSFYFEPAPRSTASPVYLLKLLCLDRKGLLHDVTQVLCELELTIQRVKVSTTPDGRVMDLFFITDGMELLHTKKRQDDTCERLHEVLGESCISSELQLAGQEYKIFQQGCSSLHPAVAEELFGSELSDSETRLQALAADLSKLKKANITLDNSLSPAHTLLQIHCLDQKGLLYDIMRTLKDCNIQIAYGRFSSNTKGYREVDLFIQQTDGKKIVDPEKQSVLSSRLRMEMLHPLRVIIANRGPDTELLVANPVELSGRGRPRVFYDVTLALKVLGICIFSAEIGRHSTSDRQWEVYRFLLDETVEFPLANSRARTQIVDRVRRTLMGW from the exons ATGGGTGTGTCGAGCGAGGACGTGGTGTTGATTGAGGGAGGGAAGAAGGCTGGCGAGCCCCGCGTGATCACCGTAAATTGTCCGGACAAGACTGGCTTGGGCTGCGATCTATGCAGGATTATACTCGAGTTTGGACTGTGCATTACCAAAGGAG ATGTTTCAACCGACGGGAAATGGTGCTATGTAGTATTATGGGTCATTCCACATTCCTCTTCAATAATGGTGAGATGGGCAAGCTTGAAGAACCGGCTGCTATCTGTCTGCCCTTCGTGTTCTGTTTCCTTCTATTTCGAACCCGCTCCGCGCTCCACTGCATCGCCAGTCTACCTGTTGAAGTTATTATGTCTTGATCGGAAAGGATTGTTACATG ATGTTACTCAAGTTCTTTGTGAGCTCGAGCTTACAATTCAGAGAGTCAAGGTCTCAACAACTCCTGATGGCCGAGTCATGGATCTCTTCTTCATTACAGACGGAAT GGAGCTTTTGCATACAAAAAAGAGACAGGATGATACATGCGAGCGGCTGCATGAAGTTCTGGGAGAATCATGTATCAGCTCTGAACTTCAGCTAGCTGGACAGGAATACAAAATTTTTCAACAGGGTTGCTCTTCACTTCATCCTGCAGTAGCAGAAGAACTGTTTGGCTCAGAGCTATCAGACAGTGAAACCCGTTTGCAAGCACTTGCTGCGGATTTGTCGAAGCTGAAGAAGGCCAACATTACCCTGGACAATTCCTTGAGCCCTGCTCACACCTTGCTCCAGATCCACTGTCTTGATCAAAAGGGTCTCCTCTACGACATCATGAGAACTTTGAAGGACTGCAACATTCAG ataGCTTACGGGCGGTTTTCATCGAACACGAAAGGTTACCGTGAGGTGGACCTATTTATCCAACAAACAGATGGGAAAAAGATTGTGGACCCTGAGAAACAGAGCGTTTTGTCTTCTCGTTTGAGGATGGAGATGCTCCACCCACTGCGAGTGATAATTGCCAACCGTGGCCCTGATACTGAACTCCTAGTTGCTAATCCGGTAGAGTTGTCAGGAAGGGGAAGGCCTCGTGTTTTTTATGATGTCACGCTTGCTTTGAAAGTTCTCGGAATCTGCATTTTCTCA GCTGAGATTGGGAGGCACTCAACATCCGATCGCCAGTGGGAAGTTTACAGATTCCTTTTGGATGAAACCGTTGAGTTTCCACTGGCGAACAGTCGAGCTAGAACTCAGATCGTCGACAGAGTGAGAAGAACATTGATGGGCTGGTGA